TTTGTGGTACAAGAGTGTGTCGGTGGGGGCAGTGGAATTGGAATccatagggggggagggggggggggggttccaAATgaaaaatttataaaaaaaaaaagaaaagtcaagGTTGTAGTTAGAAGGGGTGTTTTGAAGTTAAGGGTCCAAGTCAAGTTTAAATGCTTCACCTCTAAATGGCTTAATCCATTCGTGAcccccctctaaaaaataatttaaaaaaacaggtTTAGTACAAAGATAATATGAGACAAGTCTCAAATCggttttattaaaaacaatcCGAGAGAAGTATAGATGCACAAACTGTTCTCGCGATTTCGGACATTCTTGTTAATATCGCAAATTGGTTTTATGTGGAATTGCGTTGTTTAAGACGTGGTCTGGCTCTTGCTTGGCATCGGAAAGCGATTATCGAAAGTTCGGAAAAAACTGACAGCCCCCCGAGTTTCACAAGCGCGGAAACGGTTCGTATTGTGCTAGCGTCACAGAGTGTACGTGTTATGAGATAAAGGAGTGATCGGATTCACGTAAACCAAGATGTCAAGAGGTTCATAATATAGGTCAAAGTGAGGACAGAAACTAGATAAACCTTCGATTTCGCTAGGGTACAACACAATCAATGTTAAACCTGTAGACCACAGAACACTACCTCGAGGCCAATAAGAAATGTTTAGGGCCTGAAAGAATTGCCATGCTAAACGTCCGGCATTGGTGTAGTGGACCAACGCGCTGCGCCCCGCTACTCCCGCTAAACCGCGAATCGAGTCAATCAACAAGCAGGGGCGCCTCCAGAAAGTGTAGTCCACATCACAGCACAAACGCTCGTACAATAAATGGGTTTATTGAGTAACtagtttaaaaaagaaaacgaatagGCTTAAGTCAAGGGTCGCGAAATATTAAAAGTCTCGTTAAAATTTCGCAAAAGTCTCGAAATCTCGGAGTTTCTCTTCATGGTCTGGGATATTTTTCTATCCTGGTCTCGAAGTCTCGGATTCTCTCACGGTCTCGGAGTCCCGGATCTTTGTTAAACGTGCTGGCTTGGATTTTTCTTTACCAAGGTCACGGATTTCCCCTTTTATTTTGAGTCTTGTTTTCCGATCTAACCAATTTTGCTAACAAAGAACAAGGTTTAAGccattttcaaataatttctttgtctttgttttaTAGAAGGAAAATCTCGGGATCGGTTAAGAGACCTTCACAGAATCTCGAGCTCGGATTCTCATCACTTCGCACTTACAATCAcaacccccctcctcaatCGTTAAATGTAAAAGATTGTTTATACATACGGACGAAGATTCCCAGCTCTGTGCTCTCGCACATAGACGTAAAATGCGCGAAAGACAAAAGATCACGattttgcttatttattttttttcatgcaatTTGTTTTCAAGTCGTCACCGGAATTCCGCCAACTTAACCCTTAATAACGGCTTTCCGCTTACGGTCGACCCACACCAGCCCGAAAGCGGAAGGTTTGTATTAATCGACCGCAAACACGTGTGAGTGAAAGGTAGACATTTTGCTCGGAATTGCCCTTAAAGCACTGGTTAAACAACGCTTGAAATCTGAATAATCTCTATTAGAAATTCTTTACTGACGCAAGGGGGGACTGTTCTAAAATCATAAAACCAAAATTTCTAGTTTAAACCAAGACATATTTGACATGCTGGTGTACTTGCCATTTCGCCTTTCACAGCATGTTTTGCATGATAACGATATTACACAAGACCCCCGATATTTTTCGCTGTTTCTCAGCGAGCTGGCGTGGCGTAACTGACTAAAACAGGGCTCGGATCCTGGGTATTGCCTCCCGCGCGGGTAACTCAGGTTCTTTTGTGTTGCTAGATATCGccagatagcggtgctggggccgaaatagtctagcttagccgtaaagctttagctaCCATACGGCGTATGTCTGGAGTATGGTCtgttgttttcttcatatttCATCTGATCTGAGGACTCGTTCGATCCTCGGGCAATTGGctctacctttttttttctattacttGTCAGAGCTTATTATggctttatattttttcatgtcATTTCCGTTTTCGGTTATATATTTCATGTGCTAGACAGGCGACGGGTCTGTGCAGGATTAGATATTCTTTAATATAGTAATAAAAACAGGAGGCCGCTTTTTTGATGGCCGAATACAGTGCTCGCGCCCATCCCTACGCGGCTGGTTCGATTATGCTTCTAAAGCCACTTgtgttttttaaaataatcaaGACAATCCATAGTTTTACTGAATTCGCATCTTTTTAAGAGCGGCCTCCTGAAATCATTGAACCTACCACTGACACCCTGCCCCCCCCTTGACAACGTACATACGGGTGGAAATCTATAATTTACCTTTGGAATCCCAAGGGATAAACTGACAGACATGTGTGAAGCTGTGGTAACCAtttacttcttttttattcatatttaATATTGTAAAGAGCTTCTGTAATTATATTGGTTCCACAAGCTACTACCAATGTTACATCTACATACTAAATGTACTTTTATTGTGTAGCATATAAAATATGCTTACTTTTTATCAATCCCCATTTTGAGATTTTACATACACATTGTTCAAATTAATGATAAGCACTAGTGAAAATCATTGAACAATTACATTATTCGTACTAATTATATTATTCGTACCATTTATATTATTCGTACCGTAAAGCaggttagggggaggggaacaAATGCCTAGTTGAGACGCCGTTCTTTTAATGTGCCGTTCCAAATGCAAGAGCATGCAAATTAAGATGAAACAAACGACTTCGTTCATTCAGAACAGaacatgaaaagaacggcaTCTAAGCTAAGCCTCACAGCATAATATACAAGAAAGTTGTTAAAAGTTGCTAAAAAAAGATAACCTGCATCTTTGTCTCAGCTTGGGATTGCCAGAAACagagataataaaaaaatttttcaAGGCTTCCACGTACAAATATTTACAGGTTTCGTGGTACATAATTACCAGATTACCACCTACCACCCTATGTAATGGGGAGACCAAAGCAGTAGCGATGAGCCGATAAATTCTTGGTTGATAAAAACTTTTATTTCAAGGAATTACTGACTTCACGAAATAAATATTCTAAGACTGCCAGCACCTAAAACTAAGAACTTGAACGATCAATCTGAAAGTGTAAGACAGAAcaggcgcgttcccaggataGTCCGAGGAGggtggggggtagggggtgcgcagtcttaggtatcatatggaaaaatcatagtatttgaagatcccttaataagaaatgaccatctttttggccgccaaggggggtgcgccagcaccctgtgcacccccctgtgtacgcacctttCAAGAGGGCTATTACCACCCTTAATTTCGATTTGTAAATAACCATTGCAATAAGAATTGTTATCACCTTTTAAGCTATAGGAAATTTGAGTGAAAATAAAGTTAATGTATGTATATACGTATGTATTTAATATCTATTCTAGACTTGAACTAAAAAACTTTAAGAATTGACCTATTGGACATTACTATGGCAATATATGATATGCCGTTACCATGGCAAGGCCCCTGCCATAACTGCACATAGTCATTCTTCCTGTCGTAATAAGTTTCAACAAGCATATTACACCTAATTGCATTATCAACATAAGGATAATAATTTTAGTGATTTGGTACTAGGTCCATGTTATTAGTATAATCTCTCTTTTTGTCCATTCATCCCTTGCTCTGTATTTCCTTTGATTGTCCAGTAACTGATAATATCAGCTGATCATAATATTTAGCAAGGAAGAGCCATTTTGACCTCTTATCAGAGAACACTTTCTTGAACAAAACACCATACTACAGTGCTTGGCACTATATCCTACAAAGTGCTTAAAAAGGCTTCCCCAGTTCAAAAAGTATAGGTATTAATAAGATTGTCCAGGCAGCTGTTTCTTTAAACAGCATCCATACCCAATTATAAACCAAATGAAGGCTTCTTTTTTCCCAAGCTGAATTTTGATGCACACTTATTGTTGGTTGTCATATTGATgattttgtgtcttgagcCAACAATGATCATATAACACTTGAGAAGTATCCCATCATTAGCCTGCCATGAAAATGTCTGAAACAACAATTTGGCTGCGTTGTTTTCAATCATTTGGAGTTAAGAATTCTATACTATGGTTCAAGTTTTTGACCTTGTGCAAAGTACTGTACAAAAGCTTGGATATCTCCTGGTGCAAAGTAAGATTAGGCTCCATACTGCCTTATAACATGATCAATCCGTGAGCGGCAAATGGGGCATGGGTCACAACGCCTCTTGAGGACCTGTGCACATGACCAGCAACAGCAAAGATGTCCAGTATCTCCATGGATTAAGGTGGCATTTTTGGGATTTTCCAGGCAAATGATGCAAAGATGCGCATATTCATCATCCTCTGTAGGGGTGGTGATAAATTTGCCACTCTCTGATAGGTTTCCCTCCATTGATTTTGGCTCAACAGGCTCTTCAGCAACATTCATTCTATCTTGGTGAGGATGATTAACAGCCGACATTAGTCGGTAACCTGAAGAGGATGTCAAAGAACATCTTCAATTTATTGTATTATGTTATTATATAGGTTTGTATGTGAATTTCTGTCACTATAATGCTTCTCTGATTCCCtgctatttttttcaaaacaagaGAAAAGTATGGCTTTTTTGCACACATTTGTGTTTTTAGCTTCTGTCCAAATGTTCAGACCATGGACCTTTTTTATAGACAAATCTTTTTTCAGACATTTTGAGATCAGATAAGTTTTACAGCGCACACACCTTTATTTTAGGGTATACCTAGTGACAAGTTGGTATATGCTGCCAGGGCTTGATTTTAACATTGCCAACTTACCCAAGCTTAAACAACAATGAAAGAAACAATCTTCAAAATCACCTGACAACTACTAGAGTAAGTAGATATTGTGTAAGATCGAACCCTTGGAATTAATAAGTATGGAAATTACCATTTCCACCAACTCCTGGGGGTGGTCCTGCAACATCGGTTGATGTAACtgcttaacaaaaaaataaataagtattAATAATACATGTAGATAGTATAAAGAGACAATAGTACACAATGTTAGTCATTATGcatacaaaataatatttctcCAGTTTTCAATATTTCACTTGCCAACAGTTGGCATTTTGACCACAAAGATTTAGACTTTAAATTTTGTTAACAAAAAAGGAAGCCAAGGGAAGGGGACTACTCAACAATTACTAAAATGTCTTTAAAAAAGTACAAGAatcagaagacaataaactTACTATAATCAGGATCCAGCCGCATCAAACACTGATTGCAGATATCATATTCACATTCTCGACAGTGCCACGGTCTGAAATCATCTGATGGTCCATGGACTGAACCACACTCATCACAACGCCATCCTCCATTGAACTGCACATAAACATAAGTAGCATCTGCTCGCACCAACGGATGAGGATGGCTTGGAATGATGTGCTTGCGAAAGCAGTCACGGCAGACATCAAATTCACAATCCTCACAATGATGAGAGAACCTAAGGGAGAACAGTCAAGTACTAGTTAGGACAGCTCTTTAGTTCTAGACCACCCTTCTACATGTTGTATTGTAAAATATAAGACTATAAATAATTTAGTAACTTATTTTGTGAATTTGACAGTGCCGGAAATAACATTTTCTGCATAAGGCAGGCATGCATCATGTAGGAGAGACATGTAGGAGAGCGCATAGGGTGCACAACCTTAGCAAATCCTGGCTGCAAAGAGACCTTTGGGGTGTCACCAAGACAGACCTGGTCATAAAAACTAACCTCTCATTGATGCGACTTGTCTGGCGACAGACATCACACACCCAATTCCCATCGGTGTGGCTGTACACAATATCTGTATGGGCAACTCTCAGTGGATGATGGTGTACAAGATGTCTTTGAGGATTGAAGCATGATGTACACAAATCAAACTCGCACAAGCTACAGTGATAAGAAAATCTATCTTGCAGCTCCTGACTAGTTTTGAGGCATGCATTACAGCGCCACACTCCAGACGTTGACTGGTAGAATACCTCTGAGCTGTTGACGTAGTATAAAGGGTGTGTATGTGCAGGAGTTCGATGGGGCTTGGCACATGATTGACACAAGTCAAAGCTGCATTTAGAGCAGTTGTAAGGATAGGAAGATGGTGTATGCTCCTGACCGCAGTTGTCACACTTCCAGTGGCCATTATAAGAATCATATACAACTTTAGGGTTAACTTGACGTAGTTTATGGGGATGGTATGGCACTGAGACTTCAAGCACACTTTGGGGCGAGTCTGCCACCTCCATTTCTTCCATACTATGATGTTATATCTGCTAAATTAATGAAAAGAAGAAtgccattttttaaataatttctaaAACCTAAATACCACCAACTTCCACTCATCGTTCATCCAATAGATTGGGCACTGAGTCACTCTTACAACTGATATTTTGCCTAATCTGTTGACTACGACCCAGAGTACAGTATACAACAATAGTGTAGTTTTAAAACGAATTGACATTAAGTAAAGAGTAAAATATATCTTTTTGAAATACGAAATAGCAGCGGATATCTTAAGAGTCAagataaaatttgaaaaaacgAATAACTTAAAATactatttttattcttattttccGCCTTTAACAAATAAACGCCAACAAACTCAGGACCAGGCACAGTGAGTAGCATTATCTGAACTTTAAAAGTAACAACACGTCCCCTTTACCTTTCCTACAGCACTGAAGAAATGCAACTGAAATTTGATGGCTGATTGTAAGAAGACTATTTTGAGGATCTTGTTGTTCGTCACACTGCAGAGTTTTCTTACCTTTTCACTCTAAACAATCTTTTCTCGATGCAACTCCGTTTGAAATGTAGTAATGATGGTTATTTGGAGTCCAAAGATACAAACTTATTGCGTGTGTGTCATAAATAGCATAAGTTGGACGGTACAAACGGGATAAAGCAAGTATGAATACGCACCGAGCATAGCTAAATAGGGAGCTCCCCCACCCCGGTGAGGCTACATTGCGAAATACTAGGGGGGACCGGTCAAGCGACAATTGTTTACGAGCGAGTTCTCTAGAATTTCTGAATACTTTAAAAACACACAGTACTTAAAAAGTTTTGAAATAACGTATCTAATTTCTTCTTGAATCAGTAAAAGATGGAAATGTCATGAAAACGTTTTATAGGAATGTGTTGGATTATTCCACCCAGCCATCCCTCCCTTAGTAAAATGACGTAATTGTCTTTCATCGTTGGGAGGATTCGGGGAAGTCCCGGAGGATGTGAGAAGACACTCGACGTGCGGTTCGGAACGCAATAATACATATGTTACTCATATTCTGTAATTGTATTTTACTACTGCAAGAATGTACTCGTTTATGTTTGTGAATGGATATTCAGTGTTTATAAAATGGAAAATGTTGTGTCAAATGTCATCACCACGAAAAAAATTGTATCTTGGTCGCACAGGGATTTTTTAGAGAGGAATTGAAAAATTCGGGTGATTTTTTATTCTTCTCTTCCGTTCTCAGAGTcccatttttgtttatttaaaagTATTGAAATATAAATGAAAATAGTTCCAGACGGTTTGGCTGACTGTGCGTCAGTGGGTAAGAGAAGTCTGGAAGCTCTGAACTGCCGAATTAAAATCGAGCTGCCGAATACCTTACGAAGCTATAACGATTCCCCGGCATGCACTAGACCCCGCACCCACATgctttctttctctttgcgATATCTTCAATCATGGGTCACTCGAACGTGTGGTTTAGCCATCCTAGAAGCTACGGACCAGGCTCCAGATCTTGGTAAATATGACTTTTTAATACCATAGAAATAAAGCTAAGTTTCTATTCTATCTGAAAATCTTGTTGTTACTCAAGGAAAGTCAAATGCCAAGCAACATTTTAAGGATTCTCGTCTAGATCTGAATTTAAAATGGCCGCCGAAAACCTCAGTCAGCGTAAGTCAACGCGGCAAAATGGCGTTTTTTTGACGCGGTTTATATGTATATTAGTGTTTTATGAGCTTACTTTAGATTTCCTATTCATGTTTATGAGAATCACTAAAGTGAAAGAATTCTTATTGCACGTATGTATGTTGTTTCGTACCAACGAGAAAAACAGCACAATCTTTCTGTTGTTACTGTTTGTTGGGACGATGTAGTTTGTTATGTTTCGTATAGTTTTTCAAATGGTCTTTCTTTCAATGACTTGGCATTTTAGTAATTTGAAAGGAAGTCTTTATTTGTTAGATTTATATTACATATAGGAggaaacaattaaaaaaatgttcacTCTCGTCTAGATTGAAAGGccaatactttttttatttgctttattTGCTATGTAACCTTGGCAAAAGACTGCATTTTGAATGGCACGTTTCATTTTTCAATATCAAGTATATTCTTGCTTACTAGCCTGAGTGTAAGGAACCATACCGGCAAAGAATCTGCGAGAATATAGATAGTGCTCTAGGCTTATCTCCTGCCTGGAAGAGATGTTCAGACTGTTTGAACCTTACCTTGCTGCAGAGCTAAATCTATAATAAAGGGGTTAAAAATATGTCacagaagcatacaattaattGCATCATCCAATTGCATTCGTTTGAATAGAAAATGCAGCTATTATATCTCAAAGAAAGTGCATAGACTCAGGCCCTGTCCcttaagggcctatggtactatctcgTTGCTACAAAACTCCGTTGCTACGAACGGGGAAAAGCGCTACATTTGGTTAAATAGACTAAAATCGCCGCGCACTTTCCAACTTGGTTCCTCGGCCCAGTGGTTAGCAAGCGTTCTGGGTTAAATCCCCAGTCAAgtctattttttaatttttatttttttcgaaaCTCCAGAAACtccaattttctttttttttttcaagagattaaaataaactttcgacattttgtagaAGACAATGcgatttttatatgtttttttagaataaaaatagatggcgaaaaaacaagatggcgggcATTTCCGCACGAAAAAACATGTGAATTCTGaacattttacaacaattgtgatttttttttcattcaaaccATTGATATTACCACTCCTAACAACTTAGCGCtttttgaagaaataaaagttattaCCAAATATTTGGTTTAAGAAGAACATAAAAATTTTACATTTCTCACGGTATCAAAATTTAGCAAATCTGATGAAATATTTCTGCAAAAACAATTATGTTAGATTCAAACAGTAGCTTCTCTTACACGTTTTTCTGTTCTGGGTCACATGACCATGGGAGGGGTcaggtgacgtcatcacttgtgTCATTTATGTCTCAAACACTTATATTGAAAgttccaagagatttgacaaaaagcagaagcttttataaaacaaacaaatttccctagcaacagactcaaaagatagtaccataggcccttaaaTAAGGAACAAGTCTTCATTCCCCACAAGACTACCCAAAGTGCAGAGCAGATTAGAATCAATCATGACTAAGTTGCAAAGAATCCTTTGTACACACAAAGAAATAACAGCAAACTGCTTGGGATTTGGTGACTacaacaacaatgacaaaATATGTGAATTAGAATTCAAAAACCGTGTGTACTTGTTTGAAAAGATGCTATTCTATAGTGTGTGtgtgaaaataacaaaacttgtAAACTCTTTTGCTTCAAAACCTGTCCAATCTCTTTATGATTTGGTTGTTTTTGCACTATAAATGTTTTTAGACATTATTCCAAACACAATAAAGTCTTGTGGAAATGACGACTTACATAGATCAGGTGCAAGCCTTTTATACTTTAGGTCCTTATTGTGATGACCCAATGACCAAGTAAAATGTTGGTACTTAATTAGAAGCATACTTATCCCTGGCTGACCAAACAAGGCCCAGGCTCTAAGTTGTTGCAACTAAATTTTCTGTTTATTTCTGTGTTGTAGCCGTGTGTGTTCCAATCACCATGGCCTCATTCGCAAGTATGGGCTGAATATCTGCAGAAGATGTTTCAGACAGTATGCCAAAGACATTGGCTTCCAAAAGGTAAATGTTGAAATCTAACATTTTATACCCACAAATAAGCAGATAAGACTGCAGAAATGAAGGAATTCAATCTGATGTTTGGTTCTGTTATCCCTTTCCTCAATAAGGATATTATGTCCTGGTAATTTTTGAGATGCTTCTATATATTGATTTATATGAATGATAGAATATGGTATTCACCTTTCAAGATCTTCTAGTGTTTCAAATTAAGGTGGCgcgccgaggttgttttggctaaaaGCTTATACTAAGTTCCCTACAGAAGATTCATTTTCGGTGCGATTTTCGtaaatttttcagattttattaatacatctatGCTTTATCAGATTCGGCTAGATTCACTCTTCTCGAAAATCAAATTAGTTTTTGTCATGCAAGTTAAAAGGaggcaatatttttatattaaaataaaaatcttgaAATCTGTGCGATGAAATTTTTTCTAAATCTACAGTAACACCTAACAATGCTCCAACTTGAAGCACACAGatttttggcttaaaactgacctgtcaaacttcgcgattgatgaatctttatttcacgccaaaattgtccttgcaatatttgaaaaaataaatgcactcttGCCTACAAAGATCCATCCCCGAATTTACTCCCCCTGCCAAGTCCAAACCCTAAGGCAACTGGTGTGAAAGGGGCAAGAGGATCAGTGTTGCACAAGAATAAATTCCTGATATTCAATTCGAGAGTATTTTTGTTAAGATAattttaaaactaaaaatttttttcttttcaacatTTTAGCGCAACCCGCTCATCTTCCAAACTA
The sequence above is a segment of the Nematostella vectensis chromosome 2, jaNemVect1.1, whole genome shotgun sequence genome. Coding sequences within it:
- the LOC5514038 gene encoding uncharacterized protein LOC5514038 isoform X1, whose product is MEEMEVADSPQSVLEVSVPYHPHKLRQVNPKVVYDSYNGHWKCDNCGQEHTPSSYPYNCSKCSFDLCQSCAKPHRTPAHTHPLYYVNSSEVFYQSTSGVWRCNACLKTSQELQDRFSYHCSLCEFDLCTSCFNPQRHLVHHHPLRVAHTDIVYSHTDGNWVCDVCRQTSRINERFSHHCEDCEFDVCRDCFRKHIIPSHPHPLVRADATYVYVQFNGGWRCDECGSVHGPSDDFRPWHCRECEYDICNQCLMRLDPDYTVTSTDVAGPPPGVGGNGYRLMSAVNHPHQDRMNVAEEPVEPKSMEGNLSESGKFITTPTEDDEYAHLCIICLENPKNATLIHGDTGHLCCCWSCAQVLKRRCDPCPICRSRIDHVIRQYGA
- the LOC5514038 gene encoding uncharacterized protein LOC5514038 isoform X2; the encoded protein is MEEMEVADSPQSVLEVSVPYHPHKLRQVNPKVVYDSYNGHWKCDNCGQEHTPSSYPYNCSKCSFDLCQSCAKPHRTPAHTHPLYYVNSSEVFYQSTSGVWRCNACLKTSQELQDRFSYHCSLCEFDLCTSCFNPQRHLVHHHPLRVAHTDIVYSHTDGNWVCDVCRQTSRINERFSHHCEDCEFDVCRDCFRKHIIPSHPHPLVRADATYVYVQFNGGWRCDECGSVHGPSDDFRPWHCRECEYDICNQCLMRLDPDYITSTDVAGPPPGVGGNGYRLMSAVNHPHQDRMNVAEEPVEPKSMEGNLSESGKFITTPTEDDEYAHLCIICLENPKNATLIHGDTGHLCCCWSCAQVLKRRCDPCPICRSRIDHVIRQYGA